The following are encoded in a window of Arvicanthis niloticus isolate mArvNil1 chromosome 1, mArvNil1.pat.X, whole genome shotgun sequence genomic DNA:
- the Rbbp6 gene encoding E3 ubiquitin-protein ligase RBBP6 isoform X3: protein MSCVHYKFSSKLNYDTVTFDGLHISLCDLKKQIMGREKLKAADSDLQITNAQTKEEYTDDNALIPKNSSVIVRRIPIGGVKSTSKTYVISRTEPVMGTTKAIDDSSASISLAQLTKTANLAEANASEEDKIKAMMSQSGHEYDPINYMKKTLVGPPPPSYTCFRCGKPGHYIKNCPTNGDKNFESGPRIKKSTGIPRSFMMEVKDPNMKGAMLTNTGKYAIPTIDAEAYAIGKKEKPPFLPEEPSSSSEEDDPIPDELLCLICKDIMTDAVVIPCCGNSYCDECIRTALLESDEHTCPTCHQNDVSPDALIANKFLRQAVNNFKNETGYTKRLRKQLPPPPPPIPAPRPLIQRNLQPLMRSPISRQQDPLMIPVTSSSAHPTPSISSLTSNPSSLAPSVPGNPSSAPAPVPDITATVSISVHSEKSDGPFRDSDNKLLPAAALASEHSKGASSIAITALMEEKGYQVPVLGTPSLLGQSLLHGQLIPTTGPVRINAARPGGGRPGWEHSNKLGYLVSPPQQIRRGERSCYRSINRGRHHSERSQRTQGPSLPATPVFVPVPPPPLYPPPPHTLPLPPGVPPPQFSPQFPPGQPPPAGYSVPPPGFPPAPANISTPWVSSGVQTAHSNTIPTTQAPPLSREEFYREQRRLKEEEKKKSKLDEFTNDFAKELMEYKKIQKERRRSFSRSKSPYSGSSYSRSSYTYSKSRSGSTRSRSYSRSFSRSHSRSYSRSPPYPRRGRGKSRNYRSRSRSHGYHRSRSRSPPYRRYHSRSRSPQAFRGQSPTKRNVPQGETEREYFNRYREVPPPYDIKAYYGRSVDFRDPFEKERYREWERKYREWYEKYYKGYAVGAQPRPSANREDFSPERLLPLNIRNSPFTRGRREDYAAGQSHRNRNLGGNYPEKLSTRDSHNPKDNPKSKEKESETVPGDGKGNKHKKHRKRRKGEESESFLNPELLETSRKPRESSGIDETKADTLFVLPSRDDATPVRDEPMDAESITFKSVSEKDKREKDKPKVKSDKTKRKSDGSATAKKDNVLKPSKGAQEKVDGDREKSPRSEPPLKKAKEEATKIDSVKPSSSQKDEKVTGTPRKAHSKSAKEHQDTKPVKEEKVKKDCSKDIKSEKPASKDEKAKKPEKNKLLDSKGEKRKRKTEEKSVDKDFESSVKISKVEGAEIVKPSPKRKMEGDVEKLERTPEKDKIASSTTPAKKIKLNRETGKKIGNAENTSTTKEPSEKLESSSSKIKQEKVKGKAKRKVAGTEGSSSTLVDYTSTSSTGGSPVRKSEEKTDTKRTVIKTMEEYNNDNTAPAEDVIIMIQVPQSKWDKDDFESEEEDVKATQPIQSVGKPSSIIKNVTTKPSATVKYTEKESEQSEKIQKLTKEVSHELMQHELRGSKGSASSEKGRAKDRDHSGSEKDNPDKRKSNAQPDKESTVDRLSEQGHFKNLSQSSKETRTSEKHESVRGSSNKDFTPGRDKKMDYDSRDYSSSKRRDERSELARRKDSPPRSKDSLSGQKSKLREERDLPKKGAELKKSNSSPPRDKKPHDHKASYETKRPCEETKSVDKNSGKEREKHVAEARNGKESSISKLPYIPNAPDPPIEKEPVPGQIEKNTIKPKPQSSHSSRLSSDLTRETDEAAFEPDYNESDSESNVSVKEDAVASISKDLKEKTTEKAKESLNVTAASQPAADRSQSQSSPSVSPSRSHSPSGSQTRSHSSSASSAGSQDSKKKKKKKDKKKHKKHKKHKKHKKHAGADGEVEKSQKHKHKKKKAKKNKDKEKEKDDQKVKSVTV, encoded by the exons ATGTCCTGTGTGCActataaattttcctctaaaCTCAACTACGACACCGTCACCTTTGATGGGCTCCATATCTCCCTCTGCGACTTAAAGAAGCAGATTATGGGGAGAGAAAAGCTGAAAGCTGCCGATAGCGATCTGCAGATCACCAACGCACAGACGAAAGAAG AATATACTGATGATAATGCACTAATTCCTAAAAATTCATCTGTAATTGTCAGAAGAATTCCTATTGGAGGTGTTAAGTCTACAAGCAAGACATATGTTAT aagtcGAACTGAACCAGTGATGGGAACTACAAAAGCA ATTGATGACTCTTCTGCATCTATTTCTCTGGCCCAGCTTACAAAG ACTGCCAATCTGGCTGAAGCCAATGCTTCTGAGGAAGACAAAATTAAAGCAATGATGTCGCAATCTGGCCATGAATACGACCCAATCAA ttacaTGAAGAAAACTCTAGTAGGTCCGCCACCTCCATCCTATACCTGCTTTCGTTGTGGTAAACCTGGTCATTATATTAAGAATTGCCCAACAAATGGG GATAAGAACTTTGAATCTGGTCCTAGGATCAAAAAGAGCACTGGAATTCCTAGAAGTTTTATGATGGAAGTGAAAGATCCTAACATGAAAGGTGCAATGCTTACGAACACTGGAAAATATGCAATACCAACTATAGATGC AGAGGCCTATGCaattgggaagaaagagaaaccaccCTTCTTACCAGAGGAACCATCATCATCTTCAGAAGAAGATGATCCTATCCCAGACGAGCTCTTGTGCCTCATCTGCAAAGACATTATGACTGATGCCGTTGTCATTCCCTGCTGTGGAAACAGTTACTGTGATGAAT GTATAAGAACAGCACTCCTGGAGTCAGATGAACATACATGTCCAACATGTCATCAGAATGATGTTTCTCCTGATGCTTTAATTGCCAACAAGTTTTTACGACAG GCtgttaataactttaaaaatgaaactggCTATACAAAAAGACTACGAAAACAGttacctccacccccacccccaataccaGCACCAAGACCACTCATTCAGCGGAACCTGCAGCCTCTGATGAGATCTCCCATATCAAGACAGCAGGATCCTCTGATGATTCCAGTGACATCTTCCTCAGCTCACCCAACTCCATCTATATCTTCATTAACTTCAAATCCATCTTCTTTGGCCCCTTCTGTGCCTGGAAATCCATCTTCTGCCCCAGCTCCAGTACCTGATATAACTGCAACAGTATCTATATCAGTCCATTCAGAAAAATCAGATGGACCCTTTCG GGATTCTGATAATAAATTATTACCAGCTGCCGCCCTTGCATCGGAACATTCAAAGGGAGCCTCATCAATTGCTATTACTGCTCTTATGGAAGAAAAG GGTTACCAGGTGCCAGTCCTTGGAACTCCATCTTTATTGGGACAGTCATTATTACATGGACAGTTGATCCCTACAACTG gTCCAGTAAGAATAAATGCTGCTCGTCCAGGTGGTGGCCGACCAGGTTGGGAACA TTCCAACAAGCTTGGGTACCTAGTTTCTCCACCACAGCAAattagaagaggagaaagaagctgtTACAG AAGTATAAACCGTGGGCGACACCACAGCGAACGATCACAGAGGACTCAAGGCCCATCACTACCAGCAACTCCAGTCTTTGTGCCTGTTCCACCACCTCCTTTGTATCCGCCTCCTCCCCAtacacttcctcttcctccaggtGTACCTCCCCCACAGTTTTCTCCTCAGTTTCCTCCTGGCCAGCCTCCACCAGCAGGATATAGTGTCCCTCCTCCAGGGTTTCCACCAGCTCCTGCCAATATATCAACACCTTGGGTATCGTCAGGAGTGCAGACTGCCCATTCAAATACCATCCCTACAACACAAGCACCTCCTTTGTCCAGGGAAGAGTTCTATAGAGAGCAACGACGACTAAAGGAAGA ggaaaagaaaaagtccaAGCTAGATGAGTTTACAAATGATTTTGCTAAGGAATTGATGGAATACAAAAAGATTCAAAAGGAGCGTAGGCGCTCATTTTCCAG gtCTAAATCTCCCTATAGTGGGTCATCGTATTCAAGAAGTTCATACACTTACTCAAAGTCAAGGTCTGGCTCAACACGTTCACGCTCTTACTCTCGGTCCTTCAGCCGCTCACACTCTCGCTCCTATTCACGATCGCCCCCATACcccaggagaggcagaggcaagagccGCAATTACCGTTCACGGTCCAGGTCTCATGGATACCACCGATCTAGGTCAAGGTCACCTCCCTATAGACGATACCACTCACGGTCGAGATCTCCTCAAGCATTTAGGGGACAGTCTCCCACTAAACGCAATGTACCTCAAGGAGAAACAGAGCGTGAGTATTTTAATAGATACCGAGAAGTTCCACCCCCTTATGACATCAAAGCCTATTATGGGCGGAGTGTCGACTTTAGAGACCCATTTGAGAAAGAACGCTACCGGGAATGGGAGAGGAAATACCGAGAGTGGTATGAGAAGTACTACAAAGGGTACGCAGTGGGAGCGCAGCCTAGACCCTCGGCCAACAGAGAAGACTTTTCTCCAGAGAGACTCTTACCCCTTAATATCAGAAATTCACCCTTCACAAGAGGACGCAGAGAAGACTACGCTGCTGGACAAAGTCATAGAAATAGAAATCTAGGTGGCAACTATCCAGAAAAGCTTTCAACAAGAGACAGTCACAATCCAAAAGATAATCCAAAATCGAAAGAGAAGGAGAGTGAGACTGTTCCAGGAGATGGCAAAGGAAACAAGCATAAGAAGCACAGGAAAcgaagaaagggggaagagagtGAGAGCTTCCTGAACCCAGAGCTACTGGAGACTTCTAGGAAACCCAGGGAATCATCAGGGATTGATGAGACTAAGGCAGATACACTGTTCGTTCTCCCGAGCAGAGACGATGCTACACCTGTTAGGGATGAGCCAATGGATGCAGAATCGATCACTTTCAAGTCAGTGTCtgaaaaagacaagagagaaaaggataAGCCAAAAGTAAAAAGTGACAAGACCAAACGGAAAAGTGACGGGTCTGCTACAGCCAAGAAAGACAATGTTTTAAAACCTTCTAAAGGAGCCCAAGAAAAGGTAGACGGAGACCGTGAAAAATCTCCCCGGTCTGAACCTCCACTCAAAAAAGCCAAAGAGGAGGCTACAAAGATTGACTCAGTAAAACCTTCCTCATCTCAGAAAGATGAGAAGGTCACTGGAACCCCTAGGAAAGCCCACTCTAAATCTGCAAAAGAACACCAGGACACCAAGCCAGTCAAGGAGGAGAAGGTGAAAAAGGACTGTTCCAAAGACATCAAGTCAGAAAAGCCAGCCAGTAAGGACGAGAAGGCCAAGAAGCCTGAGAAAAATAAACTACTTGATAGCAAGGGAGAGAAACGgaagagaaaaactgaagaaaagagtGTAGATAAAGATTTTGAGTCTTCAGTGAAAATCTCTAAAGTAGAAGGAGCAGAAATAGTGAAACCATCACCAAAGCGGAAAATGGAAGGTGATGTTGAAAAGCTGGAAAGGACCCCAGAAAAAGACAAGATTGCATCATCAACTACCCCAGctaaaaaaatcaaactcaacagagaaactggaaaaaaaattggaaatgcAGAAAACACATCTACTACAAAAGAACCCTCTGAAAAATTGGAGTCATCATCTAGCAAAATCAAACAGGAAAAAGTCAAGGGAAAGGCCAAACGAAAAGTAGCTGGGACTGAAGGCTCCAGCTCCACGCTTGTGGACTATACCAG taCAAGCTCAACTGGAGGCAGTCCTGTGAGAAAATCTGAAGAAAAGACAGATACAAAGAGAACAGTCATTAAAACTATGGAGgaatataataatgataatacaGCTCCTGCTGAAGATGTTATAATTATGATTCAGGTTCCTCAGTCCAAATGGGATAAAGATGACTTTGAATCTGAAGAAGAAGATGTTAAAGCCACACAGCCTATACAGAGTGTAGGGAAACCATCTAGTATTATAAAAAATGTTACTACTAAGCCATCAGCTACAGTTAAGTACACTGAGAAAGAAAGTGAGCAGTCTGAGAAAATTCAGAAGCTTACCAAGGAGGTGAGCCATGAGCTGATGCAGCATGAGCTCAGGGGCTCAAAGGGCTCTGCGTCCAGTGAGAAGGGGAGAGCCAAAGACCGGGATCACTCAGGGTCAGAGAAGGACAACCCTGACAAGAGGAAGAGCAATGCCCAGCCAGACAAGGAGAGCACTGTGGACCGCCTGAGTGAACAAGGACATTTTAAGAATCTCTCTCAATCTTCCAAAGAGACCAGGACTTCAGAGAAGCATGAGTCTGTTCGTGGTTCCTCAAATAAAGACTTCACTCCTGGTAGAGACAAGAAAATGGACTATGACAGCAGAGATTATTCCAGTTCCAAACGAAGAGACGAGAGAAGTGAATTAGCAAGAAGAAAAGACTCTCCTCCTCGGAGTAAAGATTCTTTATCTGGACAGAAAAGTaagctgagggaggagagagatttACCTAAAAAGGGGGCAGAGTTGAAAAAAAGTAATTCTAGCCCCCCAAGAGACAAAAAGCCTCATGATCATAAAGCCTCCTACGAAACTAAACGCCCATGTGAAGAGACAAAGTCTGTAGATAAAAACTCTGGGAAGGAACGGGAGAAGCATGTTGCTGAAGCTAGAAACGGGAAAGAGTCCAGTATCAGCAAATTGCCATATATACCTAATGCACCAGACCCTCCCATTGAGAAGGAGCCGGTTCCTGGGCAGATTGAGAAGAACACCATCAAGCCAAAACCCCAGTCAAGTCATTCCTCTAGGCTTTCCTCTGATCTAACTAGAGAGACTGATGAGGCTGCCTTTGAACCAGACTATAACGAGAGTGACAGTGAGAGTAATGTGTCTGTGAAGGAAGACGCTGTTGCCAGTATCTCCAAGGActtgaaagagaaaacaacagagaaagcaaaagagagcTTGAATGTaacagcagccagccagccagctgcaGACAGGAGCCAGAGCCAAAGTAGCCCCAGTGTTAGTCCAAGTAGAAGTCATAGCCCTTCTGGTAGCCAGACCCGAAGCCACAGCAGCAGTGCCAGCTCAGCAGGAAGCCAAGacagcaaaaagaagaagaaaaagaaagacaaaaaaaagcacaagaagcaTAAAAAGCACAAGAAGCATAAGAAGCACGCAGGCGCGGATGGCGAGGTGGAGAAGagccagaaacacaaacacaagaagaagaaggcgaaaaagaacaaagataaggagaaggagaaagatgacCAAAAAGTGAAATCTGTCACTGTGTGA
- the Rbbp6 gene encoding E3 ubiquitin-protein ligase RBBP6 isoform X4 — protein sequence MSCVHYKFSSKLNYDTVTFDGLHISLCDLKKQIMGREKLKAADSDLQITNAQTKEEYTDDNALIPKNSSVIVRRIPIGGVKSTSKTYVISRTEPVMGTTKAIDDSSASISLAQLTKTANLAEANASEEDKIKAMMSQSGHEYDPINYMKKTLVGPPPPSYTCFRCGKPGHYIKNCPTNGDKNFESGPRIKKSTGIPRSFMMEVKDPNMKGAMLTNTGKYAIPTIDAEAYAIGKKEKPPFLPEEPSSSSEEDDPIPDELLCLICKDIMTDAVVIPCCGNSYCDECIRTALLESDEHTCPTCHQNDVSPDALIANKFLRQAVNNFKNETGYTKRLRKQLPPPPPPIPAPRPLIQRNLQPLMRSPISRQQDPLMIPVTSSSAHPTPSISSLTSNPSSLAPSVPGNPSSAPAPVPDITATVSISVHSEKSDGPFRDSDNKLLPAAALASEHSKGASSIAITALMEEKGYQVPVLGTPSLLGQSLLHGQLIPTTGPVRINAARPGGGRPGWEHSNKLGYLVSPPQQIRRGERSCYRSINRGRHHSERSQRTQGPSLPATPVFVPVPPPPLYPPPPHTLPLPPGVPPPQFSPQFPPGQPPPAGYSVPPPGFPPAPANISTPWVSSGVQTAHSNTIPTTQAPPLSREEFYREQRRLKEESKSPYSGSSYSRSSYTYSKSRSGSTRSRSYSRSFSRSHSRSYSRSPPYPRRGRGKSRNYRSRSRSHGYHRSRSRSPPYRRYHSRSRSPQAFRGQSPTKRNVPQGETEREYFNRYREVPPPYDIKAYYGRSVDFRDPFEKERYREWERKYREWYEKYYKGYAVGAQPRPSANREDFSPERLLPLNIRNSPFTRGRREDYAAGQSHRNRNLGGNYPEKLSTRDSHNPKDNPKSKEKESETVPGDGKGNKHKKHRKRRKGEESESFLNPELLETSRKPRESSGIDETKADTLFVLPSRDDATPVRDEPMDAESITFKSVSEKDKREKDKPKVKSDKTKRKSDGSATAKKDNVLKPSKGAQEKVDGDREKSPRSEPPLKKAKEEATKIDSVKPSSSQKDEKVTGTPRKAHSKSAKEHQDTKPVKEEKVKKDCSKDIKSEKPASKDEKAKKPEKNKLLDSKGEKRKRKTEEKSVDKDFESSVKISKVEGAEIVKPSPKRKMEGDVEKLERTPEKDKIASSTTPAKKIKLNRETGKKIGNAENTSTTKEPSEKLESSSSKIKQEKVKGKAKRKVAGTEGSSSTLVDYTSTSSTGGSPVRKSEEKTDTKRTVIKTMEEYNNDNTAPAEDVIIMIQVPQSKWDKDDFESEEEDVKATQPIQSVGKPSSIIKNVTTKPSATVKYTEKESEQSEKIQKLTKEVSHELMQHELRGSKGSASSEKGRAKDRDHSGSEKDNPDKRKSNAQPDKESTVDRLSEQGHFKNLSQSSKETRTSEKHESVRGSSNKDFTPGRDKKMDYDSRDYSSSKRRDERSELARRKDSPPRSKDSLSGQKSKLREERDLPKKGAELKKSNSSPPRDKKPHDHKASYETKRPCEETKSVDKNSGKEREKHVAEARNGKESSISKLPYIPNAPDPPIEKEPVPGQIEKNTIKPKPQSSHSSRLSSDLTRETDEAAFEPDYNESDSESNVSVKEDAVASISKDLKEKTTEKAKESLNVTAASQPAADRSQSQSSPSVSPSRSHSPSGSQTRSHSSSASSAGSQDSKKKKKKKDKKKHKKHKKHKKHKKHAGADGEVEKSQKHKHKKKKAKKNKDKEKEKDDQKVKSVTV from the exons ATGTCCTGTGTGCActataaattttcctctaaaCTCAACTACGACACCGTCACCTTTGATGGGCTCCATATCTCCCTCTGCGACTTAAAGAAGCAGATTATGGGGAGAGAAAAGCTGAAAGCTGCCGATAGCGATCTGCAGATCACCAACGCACAGACGAAAGAAG AATATACTGATGATAATGCACTAATTCCTAAAAATTCATCTGTAATTGTCAGAAGAATTCCTATTGGAGGTGTTAAGTCTACAAGCAAGACATATGTTAT aagtcGAACTGAACCAGTGATGGGAACTACAAAAGCA ATTGATGACTCTTCTGCATCTATTTCTCTGGCCCAGCTTACAAAG ACTGCCAATCTGGCTGAAGCCAATGCTTCTGAGGAAGACAAAATTAAAGCAATGATGTCGCAATCTGGCCATGAATACGACCCAATCAA ttacaTGAAGAAAACTCTAGTAGGTCCGCCACCTCCATCCTATACCTGCTTTCGTTGTGGTAAACCTGGTCATTATATTAAGAATTGCCCAACAAATGGG GATAAGAACTTTGAATCTGGTCCTAGGATCAAAAAGAGCACTGGAATTCCTAGAAGTTTTATGATGGAAGTGAAAGATCCTAACATGAAAGGTGCAATGCTTACGAACACTGGAAAATATGCAATACCAACTATAGATGC AGAGGCCTATGCaattgggaagaaagagaaaccaccCTTCTTACCAGAGGAACCATCATCATCTTCAGAAGAAGATGATCCTATCCCAGACGAGCTCTTGTGCCTCATCTGCAAAGACATTATGACTGATGCCGTTGTCATTCCCTGCTGTGGAAACAGTTACTGTGATGAAT GTATAAGAACAGCACTCCTGGAGTCAGATGAACATACATGTCCAACATGTCATCAGAATGATGTTTCTCCTGATGCTTTAATTGCCAACAAGTTTTTACGACAG GCtgttaataactttaaaaatgaaactggCTATACAAAAAGACTACGAAAACAGttacctccacccccacccccaataccaGCACCAAGACCACTCATTCAGCGGAACCTGCAGCCTCTGATGAGATCTCCCATATCAAGACAGCAGGATCCTCTGATGATTCCAGTGACATCTTCCTCAGCTCACCCAACTCCATCTATATCTTCATTAACTTCAAATCCATCTTCTTTGGCCCCTTCTGTGCCTGGAAATCCATCTTCTGCCCCAGCTCCAGTACCTGATATAACTGCAACAGTATCTATATCAGTCCATTCAGAAAAATCAGATGGACCCTTTCG GGATTCTGATAATAAATTATTACCAGCTGCCGCCCTTGCATCGGAACATTCAAAGGGAGCCTCATCAATTGCTATTACTGCTCTTATGGAAGAAAAG GGTTACCAGGTGCCAGTCCTTGGAACTCCATCTTTATTGGGACAGTCATTATTACATGGACAGTTGATCCCTACAACTG gTCCAGTAAGAATAAATGCTGCTCGTCCAGGTGGTGGCCGACCAGGTTGGGAACA TTCCAACAAGCTTGGGTACCTAGTTTCTCCACCACAGCAAattagaagaggagaaagaagctgtTACAG AAGTATAAACCGTGGGCGACACCACAGCGAACGATCACAGAGGACTCAAGGCCCATCACTACCAGCAACTCCAGTCTTTGTGCCTGTTCCACCACCTCCTTTGTATCCGCCTCCTCCCCAtacacttcctcttcctccaggtGTACCTCCCCCACAGTTTTCTCCTCAGTTTCCTCCTGGCCAGCCTCCACCAGCAGGATATAGTGTCCCTCCTCCAGGGTTTCCACCAGCTCCTGCCAATATATCAACACCTTGGGTATCGTCAGGAGTGCAGACTGCCCATTCAAATACCATCCCTACAACACAAGCACCTCCTTTGTCCAGGGAAGAGTTCTATAGAGAGCAACGACGACTAAAGGAAGA gtCTAAATCTCCCTATAGTGGGTCATCGTATTCAAGAAGTTCATACACTTACTCAAAGTCAAGGTCTGGCTCAACACGTTCACGCTCTTACTCTCGGTCCTTCAGCCGCTCACACTCTCGCTCCTATTCACGATCGCCCCCATACcccaggagaggcagaggcaagagccGCAATTACCGTTCACGGTCCAGGTCTCATGGATACCACCGATCTAGGTCAAGGTCACCTCCCTATAGACGATACCACTCACGGTCGAGATCTCCTCAAGCATTTAGGGGACAGTCTCCCACTAAACGCAATGTACCTCAAGGAGAAACAGAGCGTGAGTATTTTAATAGATACCGAGAAGTTCCACCCCCTTATGACATCAAAGCCTATTATGGGCGGAGTGTCGACTTTAGAGACCCATTTGAGAAAGAACGCTACCGGGAATGGGAGAGGAAATACCGAGAGTGGTATGAGAAGTACTACAAAGGGTACGCAGTGGGAGCGCAGCCTAGACCCTCGGCCAACAGAGAAGACTTTTCTCCAGAGAGACTCTTACCCCTTAATATCAGAAATTCACCCTTCACAAGAGGACGCAGAGAAGACTACGCTGCTGGACAAAGTCATAGAAATAGAAATCTAGGTGGCAACTATCCAGAAAAGCTTTCAACAAGAGACAGTCACAATCCAAAAGATAATCCAAAATCGAAAGAGAAGGAGAGTGAGACTGTTCCAGGAGATGGCAAAGGAAACAAGCATAAGAAGCACAGGAAAcgaagaaagggggaagagagtGAGAGCTTCCTGAACCCAGAGCTACTGGAGACTTCTAGGAAACCCAGGGAATCATCAGGGATTGATGAGACTAAGGCAGATACACTGTTCGTTCTCCCGAGCAGAGACGATGCTACACCTGTTAGGGATGAGCCAATGGATGCAGAATCGATCACTTTCAAGTCAGTGTCtgaaaaagacaagagagaaaaggataAGCCAAAAGTAAAAAGTGACAAGACCAAACGGAAAAGTGACGGGTCTGCTACAGCCAAGAAAGACAATGTTTTAAAACCTTCTAAAGGAGCCCAAGAAAAGGTAGACGGAGACCGTGAAAAATCTCCCCGGTCTGAACCTCCACTCAAAAAAGCCAAAGAGGAGGCTACAAAGATTGACTCAGTAAAACCTTCCTCATCTCAGAAAGATGAGAAGGTCACTGGAACCCCTAGGAAAGCCCACTCTAAATCTGCAAAAGAACACCAGGACACCAAGCCAGTCAAGGAGGAGAAGGTGAAAAAGGACTGTTCCAAAGACATCAAGTCAGAAAAGCCAGCCAGTAAGGACGAGAAGGCCAAGAAGCCTGAGAAAAATAAACTACTTGATAGCAAGGGAGAGAAACGgaagagaaaaactgaagaaaagagtGTAGATAAAGATTTTGAGTCTTCAGTGAAAATCTCTAAAGTAGAAGGAGCAGAAATAGTGAAACCATCACCAAAGCGGAAAATGGAAGGTGATGTTGAAAAGCTGGAAAGGACCCCAGAAAAAGACAAGATTGCATCATCAACTACCCCAGctaaaaaaatcaaactcaacagagaaactggaaaaaaaattggaaatgcAGAAAACACATCTACTACAAAAGAACCCTCTGAAAAATTGGAGTCATCATCTAGCAAAATCAAACAGGAAAAAGTCAAGGGAAAGGCCAAACGAAAAGTAGCTGGGACTGAAGGCTCCAGCTCCACGCTTGTGGACTATACCAG taCAAGCTCAACTGGAGGCAGTCCTGTGAGAAAATCTGAAGAAAAGACAGATACAAAGAGAACAGTCATTAAAACTATGGAGgaatataataatgataatacaGCTCCTGCTGAAGATGTTATAATTATGATTCAGGTTCCTCAGTCCAAATGGGATAAAGATGACTTTGAATCTGAAGAAGAAGATGTTAAAGCCACACAGCCTATACAGAGTGTAGGGAAACCATCTAGTATTATAAAAAATGTTACTACTAAGCCATCAGCTACAGTTAAGTACACTGAGAAAGAAAGTGAGCAGTCTGAGAAAATTCAGAAGCTTACCAAGGAGGTGAGCCATGAGCTGATGCAGCATGAGCTCAGGGGCTCAAAGGGCTCTGCGTCCAGTGAGAAGGGGAGAGCCAAAGACCGGGATCACTCAGGGTCAGAGAAGGACAACCCTGACAAGAGGAAGAGCAATGCCCAGCCAGACAAGGAGAGCACTGTGGACCGCCTGAGTGAACAAGGACATTTTAAGAATCTCTCTCAATCTTCCAAAGAGACCAGGACTTCAGAGAAGCATGAGTCTGTTCGTGGTTCCTCAAATAAAGACTTCACTCCTGGTAGAGACAAGAAAATGGACTATGACAGCAGAGATTATTCCAGTTCCAAACGAAGAGACGAGAGAAGTGAATTAGCAAGAAGAAAAGACTCTCCTCCTCGGAGTAAAGATTCTTTATCTGGACAGAAAAGTaagctgagggaggagagagatttACCTAAAAAGGGGGCAGAGTTGAAAAAAAGTAATTCTAGCCCCCCAAGAGACAAAAAGCCTCATGATCATAAAGCCTCCTACGAAACTAAACGCCCATGTGAAGAGACAAAGTCTGTAGATAAAAACTCTGGGAAGGAACGGGAGAAGCATGTTGCTGAAGCTAGAAACGGGAAAGAGTCCAGTATCAGCAAATTGCCATATATACCTAATGCACCAGACCCTCCCATTGAGAAGGAGCCGGTTCCTGGGCAGATTGAGAAGAACACCATCAAGCCAAAACCCCAGTCAAGTCATTCCTCTAGGCTTTCCTCTGATCTAACTAGAGAGACTGATGAGGCTGCCTTTGAACCAGACTATAACGAGAGTGACAGTGAGAGTAATGTGTCTGTGAAGGAAGACGCTGTTGCCAGTATCTCCAAGGActtgaaagagaaaacaacagagaaagcaaaagagagcTTGAATGTaacagcagccagccagccagctgcaGACAGGAGCCAGAGCCAAAGTAGCCCCAGTGTTAGTCCAAGTAGAAGTCATAGCCCTTCTGGTAGCCAGACCCGAAGCCACAGCAGCAGTGCCAGCTCAGCAGGAAGCCAAGacagcaaaaagaagaagaaaaagaaagacaaaaaaaagcacaagaagcaTAAAAAGCACAAGAAGCATAAGAAGCACGCAGGCGCGGATGGCGAGGTGGAGAAGagccagaaacacaaacacaagaagaagaaggcgaaaaagaacaaagataaggagaaggagaaagatgacCAAAAAGTGAAATCTGTCACTGTGTGA